From the Maioricimonas rarisocia genome, one window contains:
- a CDS encoding FAD-dependent oxidoreductase yields MFSRTRSHSVWLAEAPLTGYPELRENLDADVAVIGGGIAGLTTALELQRAGQNVVLLEAERLGCGVTGASTAKVTSLHGAIYRRIEQKFDAEAARLYAEANQAGLEHIAGRAEEMLAHSVDCQFERRSAFTCTFDGSEIELIREEAEAARRAGLPAEATSDVGLPFPVPAAVRVENQAQFHPYRYCVGLARLLTDAGGRIYEHVRAQNVSDPGDDGYCTVALPEGELRARHVVIATLLPFLDRGAYFAQTHPSRSYGIAVSLNEAAPEGMYINVESPTRSVRPMPDGRRILVVGEEHKVGQDDDTRDRYAELEAWTRKHFAVQSVDHRWSAQDNIPVDDLPYIGPLDRETDRIWTATGFNKWGLTTGSVAALILKELILGKRHPWAELFDSTRTDVLPSAKEFVTQNLNVAAHYVGDRLKALVAEPVDQLAPGDGAIVELDGEKVAAFRDDSGNLHACSPICTHMGCYVLWNRAERSWDCPCHGSRFATDGQILQGPALDPLEKIDPSGDQ; encoded by the coding sequence ATGTTCTCACGTACTAGGAGCCATTCCGTCTGGCTGGCCGAAGCGCCACTGACAGGTTACCCCGAGCTTCGGGAGAACCTGGACGCCGATGTGGCCGTGATCGGTGGCGGCATCGCCGGCCTGACGACGGCACTCGAACTGCAACGTGCCGGCCAGAACGTTGTGCTGCTCGAAGCGGAACGGCTCGGCTGCGGCGTGACGGGGGCCTCGACGGCGAAGGTGACCTCACTGCACGGTGCCATCTACCGGCGGATCGAGCAGAAGTTCGATGCGGAGGCCGCACGCCTGTACGCAGAAGCGAATCAGGCTGGTCTGGAACACATCGCCGGCCGGGCGGAAGAGATGCTGGCACACAGCGTCGACTGTCAGTTCGAACGCCGCTCTGCGTTCACGTGCACGTTTGACGGCAGCGAGATCGAACTCATCCGCGAAGAAGCGGAAGCGGCCCGTCGTGCCGGGCTGCCGGCAGAGGCGACTTCGGACGTCGGTCTGCCGTTTCCGGTTCCTGCGGCTGTACGGGTGGAGAACCAGGCGCAGTTCCATCCCTACCGCTACTGTGTCGGACTGGCCCGTCTGCTGACCGACGCCGGCGGCCGGATCTACGAGCACGTCCGCGCGCAGAACGTCAGCGATCCTGGGGATGACGGCTATTGCACGGTGGCACTGCCGGAGGGGGAACTGCGAGCCCGGCACGTGGTGATCGCGACGCTGCTGCCGTTTCTCGATCGGGGCGCCTACTTCGCGCAGACGCATCCGAGTCGTTCCTACGGGATCGCGGTTTCACTCAACGAAGCTGCTCCTGAGGGAATGTACATCAATGTCGAGTCTCCTACGCGATCGGTGCGCCCGATGCCGGACGGGCGCAGGATCCTCGTCGTCGGAGAAGAGCACAAGGTCGGACAGGACGACGATACCCGCGACCGGTATGCCGAACTCGAAGCATGGACCAGGAAGCACTTTGCCGTTCAATCGGTCGACCATCGCTGGTCGGCGCAGGACAACATTCCGGTCGACGATCTGCCCTACATCGGGCCGCTGGACAGGGAAACCGACCGGATCTGGACGGCGACCGGCTTCAACAAGTGGGGGCTGACGACCGGCTCGGTTGCGGCACTCATTCTGAAGGAGCTGATTCTCGGGAAGCGTCATCCATGGGCGGAGCTGTTCGACAGTACCCGGACCGACGTTCTTCCGTCAGCAAAAGAGTTCGTTACGCAGAACCTGAATGTCGCCGCACACTATGTCGGAGACCGCCTCAAGGCGCTCGTCGCCGAACCGGTCGACCAGCTGGCTCCCGGAGACGGGGCGATCGTCGAACTGGATGGCGAGAAGGTGGCCGCGTTCCGGGATGATTCCGGCAACCTGCATGCCTGCTCGCCGATCTGCACGCACATGGGGTGCTACGTGCTATGGAACCGGGCGGAACGGTCGTGGGACTGTCCCTGTCACGGATCGCGCTTCGCCACCGACGGGCAGATTCTTCAGGGGCCGGCGCTGGATCCCCTCGAGAAGATCGATCCCTCTGGTGACCAGTGA
- a CDS encoding Gfo/Idh/MocA family protein has translation MADHLSTLPGPSTSLAVRTTRPRIGFLGVGRVGMARMQAVVRDALVREDLVDVVGICDPSPEAVDAAGEIVSAEVTGSLDELLELGLDGLVIATPTAQHAVQAQQALLRGAAVFCQQPLARNRRETERVIAAASEADRLLGVDVSCRVLDGALAMRKLVRSGELGEIYSIDLTFQRACGPNREWFYDPRKSGGGCVIDQGSHLVDFAGWVTGEWEFEDVRSTLWHRGQIMGTPCEIVEDSAIVEWRQSEGAVVRLACSWNLASDWESVIEAKFYGTEGTVVLRNVDGSCLDFVCERFRGTERERLGETTTAAESLYVHGGEDADIWGGSAVVNWARQLAAGSGFDPEIEQASAVAGLIDEIYRRPRED, from the coding sequence ATGGCGGATCACCTGTCGACACTACCCGGACCTTCCACGTCCCTGGCCGTACGGACCACCCGGCCGCGAATCGGCTTCCTCGGCGTCGGTCGGGTCGGAATGGCCCGGATGCAGGCCGTCGTTCGGGACGCCCTCGTACGGGAGGATCTCGTCGACGTTGTCGGAATCTGCGATCCGTCGCCAGAGGCTGTCGATGCTGCCGGCGAAATCGTCTCTGCCGAGGTGACCGGCTCACTCGATGAACTGCTGGAACTGGGACTGGATGGCCTGGTCATTGCCACTCCGACTGCCCAGCATGCCGTGCAGGCTCAGCAGGCGCTGCTGCGGGGAGCCGCCGTGTTCTGCCAGCAGCCACTGGCTCGCAATCGACGCGAGACCGAGCGGGTGATTGCTGCAGCCAGCGAGGCCGATCGGCTTCTGGGAGTCGACGTCTCCTGCCGCGTTCTCGACGGGGCCCTGGCAATGCGGAAGCTGGTCCGCTCTGGTGAGCTTGGAGAGATCTATTCGATCGATCTGACGTTCCAGCGCGCCTGTGGGCCGAACCGGGAGTGGTTCTACGATCCACGGAAATCCGGCGGTGGCTGCGTCATCGACCAGGGCAGCCATCTGGTGGATTTCGCCGGCTGGGTGACCGGTGAATGGGAATTCGAGGATGTTCGCAGCACGCTGTGGCACCGCGGGCAGATTATGGGGACGCCGTGCGAGATCGTCGAGGACTCAGCCATCGTCGAGTGGCGGCAATCGGAGGGGGCCGTCGTCCGCCTGGCCTGTTCGTGGAATCTGGCCTCGGATTGGGAATCCGTCATCGAAGCAAAGTTCTACGGGACCGAGGGGACTGTGGTGCTGAGGAACGTCGACGGTTCGTGCCTCGATTTCGTATGCGAACGCTTCCGCGGAACAGAGCGTGAACGTCTCGGAGAAACGACCACGGCTGCAGAGTCGCTGTACGTGCATGGTGGAGAGGATGCCGACATCTGGGGCGGAAGTGCCGTCGTGAACTGGGCCCGGCAACTGGCAGCTGGCAGCGGCTTCGATCCGGAGATCGAGCAGGCCTCCGCCGTGGCCGGACTCATCGACGAGATCTATCGGCGACCTCGAGAGGACTGA
- a CDS encoding tetratricopeptide repeat protein, whose product MKPIEPRTLPPVSDSPHSPSQPGHLAEPDKEEIPPSYYLNVRLLVIACAFVLGVGTSIPLIHHFQSQRTSVALRDRAEANLAEGNEKVAARQYASYLALAPDDLDARLKLDELNWKLAEKPGHVQRAIQFTERLLRENDGLDAVRWRHVDQLIRYGQPSDAIAHIDVLRESGSKEVDPAALDLVEGIAHDAAGRYDEAAIVFGRIAMVEGDFPHAELAGETIERSDVIARLVEIMAIELNRRPEAMALVNRAVQRFPDSLQLRLLRVKFRAASGTLDASTGEDLETALQQSDEADPAEQIETLLLFGQHLRQSTTPDRNRIAHAIIELRRIAEEGTDDYRVYQEWAALEALRGKSDESIDVLRQGVDALPDEPMLVALLADELLNRGDAAAARQLVESVETADEVKLPAGLAAYLKGRQAYHAGDWVTARRYFEQARDSDDDLADLSGRSWLYLAHCHAELGARREQLTAFRQAKSYPALAVDAQLGEARALVGLGRVDDALRIYRRVPSDVVPLHEIAGVEFAKVLQQPVGRRDWSAFDAALEQALAESPAAPEVILLQVRSLFHRGQFDEVDRLLAQACESTPDYPMYWLRRVQLQATLENFDAAAKILASAREVHGDNVLLLAAEIPLRQATGADDLDNLLAEVDDRLDEIPAEHLSVIIGLLIDAGDSLGRPDLVLKWNRKLAYEVEPSRTALLHLLRLALDQQDMSVVREATSRIETLEGSESPYVEYADALVRLSTAADNDRVLHEARATLRKLVGQSPHEPIFWIEFARLNERTGRIAEAADAYLEAADRGSTNAAMLRRLMQLLAQQQRFGEIGQLRDELARAAGSSPGMSELLVEATLLAGDKDAAAARLEETDANVDPLWRGRILMVTGRNEKAGQAFRQAVREQPDREEAWLTLVEFLILTQQQEEARQVADDAPLSTPEAKGMLAELLGNFDAAESHYREAYLNDLSPTRGLMLARLLARTQQSDKSVELLEEMLRSAAEIPTKQRLETRRLLARVIAERSQPDFEQALKLIEANVREADNKHLERRELARLYSLKPYPEHAARVEQILTSLQLYRSLNATDTLLLARAYDVLGKTEKADEYWQSLLEFSELTPAMRKQYVERALERGEWRDARSQIRRLEAQVGLDHDTLRYAAWAACLKDEQPDDAIALIDRYLADARSGMDLARTGVAAGVLARLVEEFSHVEAIANEFATYADRLYSQLARAQPTAALAHSMLLTSMNRGADAIDVLSAVRGQVDETQRLAAAIRVVEMSEVPSDAIRMTGKWVEELVAGRPTAQALILFEHYLRVTGEFERARELNRQLLEVMPDNVVVLNNQAWLMTTLNRPDAALPLIERAIEIAGPLPFLLDTCAMARAATGDAAEAIRELERALAQDDSDVIRYHLALVHFKAGSLDAAKFHFEKIRASEASLRRALPINERSEFDRLVARF is encoded by the coding sequence ATGAAGCCGATCGAGCCGCGCACGCTCCCGCCGGTCTCTGACAGTCCGCACTCTCCGAGCCAGCCGGGCCACCTTGCGGAGCCGGATAAGGAGGAGATCCCTCCCTCGTACTACCTCAATGTTCGGCTGCTGGTGATCGCGTGCGCCTTCGTGCTGGGGGTGGGAACGTCGATCCCGCTGATCCACCATTTCCAGAGTCAGCGGACCAGCGTAGCGCTGCGCGACCGGGCCGAGGCCAACCTTGCTGAGGGTAACGAGAAGGTGGCGGCCCGCCAGTATGCGTCCTATCTGGCGCTCGCTCCAGATGATCTCGATGCGCGGCTGAAGCTGGATGAACTGAACTGGAAGCTGGCCGAAAAGCCGGGGCACGTGCAGCGTGCGATCCAGTTCACCGAGCGACTGCTGCGGGAGAATGACGGTCTCGATGCGGTCCGCTGGCGGCATGTCGATCAGCTCATCCGCTACGGTCAGCCTTCGGATGCGATCGCCCACATCGACGTCCTGAGAGAGTCGGGCAGCAAGGAGGTCGATCCTGCGGCACTCGATCTCGTCGAAGGAATCGCTCACGACGCTGCCGGACGATACGACGAGGCGGCCATCGTTTTCGGCCGGATTGCGATGGTCGAAGGGGACTTCCCGCATGCCGAACTTGCGGGTGAAACGATCGAACGCAGCGACGTGATTGCCCGGCTCGTCGAAATCATGGCGATCGAACTGAACCGCCGTCCCGAGGCGATGGCACTGGTGAACCGGGCCGTCCAGCGATTCCCCGATTCACTGCAATTGCGGCTGCTACGTGTGAAGTTCCGCGCCGCATCCGGCACACTCGACGCGTCCACCGGTGAGGACCTGGAAACGGCTCTTCAGCAGAGTGATGAGGCCGATCCGGCCGAGCAGATCGAAACGCTGCTTCTGTTCGGCCAGCACCTGCGGCAGTCGACGACGCCCGATCGCAACCGGATTGCCCATGCCATCATCGAACTCCGCCGGATCGCCGAAGAAGGAACCGACGACTACCGCGTGTACCAGGAATGGGCCGCTCTGGAAGCCTTGCGAGGAAAGTCCGATGAGTCGATCGACGTTCTCCGTCAAGGAGTGGACGCGCTGCCCGACGAACCGATGCTGGTCGCACTGCTTGCGGACGAACTTCTGAACAGAGGCGATGCGGCTGCCGCCCGCCAGCTCGTCGAATCCGTCGAAACAGCAGACGAGGTGAAATTGCCTGCCGGCCTGGCAGCGTATCTGAAGGGGCGGCAGGCCTATCACGCTGGGGACTGGGTGACCGCACGCCGGTACTTTGAACAGGCCCGCGACAGCGACGACGATCTCGCCGATCTGTCCGGTCGGTCCTGGTTGTACCTGGCCCACTGCCACGCCGAACTCGGAGCGCGCCGCGAGCAACTCACCGCATTCCGGCAGGCGAAGTCGTACCCCGCACTTGCCGTGGACGCTCAGTTGGGTGAAGCACGCGCACTGGTCGGGCTCGGACGCGTCGACGACGCCCTCCGCATTTATCGACGCGTGCCTTCTGATGTCGTTCCGCTCCACGAGATCGCCGGTGTCGAGTTCGCAAAGGTGCTGCAGCAACCGGTGGGCCGACGTGACTGGAGTGCATTCGACGCGGCCCTTGAGCAGGCATTGGCCGAATCGCCGGCCGCGCCGGAGGTGATTCTGCTCCAGGTACGCTCTTTGTTCCATCGGGGCCAATTCGACGAAGTGGATCGCCTCCTGGCTCAGGCATGCGAATCGACGCCCGACTATCCGATGTACTGGCTCCGCCGGGTCCAGTTGCAGGCCACTCTCGAGAATTTCGATGCCGCCGCCAAGATCCTCGCGTCCGCCCGGGAAGTCCATGGCGATAACGTCCTGCTGCTTGCTGCCGAGATCCCGCTGCGGCAGGCGACCGGGGCAGACGATCTGGACAACCTGCTTGCGGAAGTTGACGACCGGCTCGACGAGATCCCGGCGGAACATCTGAGTGTGATCATCGGACTGCTGATCGATGCCGGCGATAGCCTGGGCCGTCCGGACCTCGTATTGAAGTGGAACCGCAAACTGGCGTACGAGGTCGAGCCATCGCGAACAGCGCTGCTGCATCTGCTGCGTCTGGCTCTCGACCAGCAAGACATGTCGGTCGTCCGCGAGGCGACGTCACGCATCGAGACGCTCGAAGGCTCGGAGAGCCCGTATGTCGAGTATGCAGACGCGCTGGTGCGCCTCAGTACGGCTGCAGACAACGATCGGGTGCTTCATGAGGCACGGGCCACATTGAGAAAGCTGGTCGGTCAGAGCCCGCACGAACCGATCTTCTGGATCGAGTTCGCCCGTCTCAATGAGCGGACCGGTCGCATTGCCGAAGCGGCTGACGCCTACCTGGAGGCGGCCGATCGGGGGTCCACCAACGCGGCCATGCTGCGGCGTCTCATGCAACTGCTGGCACAGCAGCAACGGTTCGGCGAGATCGGGCAACTCAGAGATGAACTGGCCCGTGCTGCCGGCAGCTCACCCGGCATGAGTGAACTGCTTGTCGAAGCGACTCTGCTCGCAGGCGACAAGGACGCCGCCGCCGCCCGGCTTGAAGAGACCGACGCGAACGTGGATCCCCTGTGGCGCGGACGGATCCTCATGGTCACCGGGCGAAACGAAAAAGCCGGCCAGGCATTCCGGCAGGCCGTCCGCGAGCAGCCTGACCGGGAAGAGGCCTGGCTGACACTCGTCGAGTTTCTGATCCTCACGCAACAGCAGGAAGAAGCCCGGCAAGTGGCCGACGACGCGCCGCTCTCGACGCCGGAAGCCAAGGGCATGCTCGCCGAATTGCTGGGCAACTTTGACGCGGCCGAGTCGCACTACCGCGAAGCCTACCTCAACGATCTGTCGCCGACGCGGGGACTCATGCTGGCACGGTTGCTCGCGCGTACGCAGCAGTCCGACAAGAGCGTCGAGCTGCTCGAGGAGATGCTTCGCTCGGCGGCGGAAATCCCCACAAAACAGCGGCTCGAAACCCGACGCCTGCTGGCTCGTGTGATCGCCGAACGCAGCCAGCCCGACTTCGAACAGGCACTGAAGCTGATTGAAGCCAACGTCCGGGAAGCTGACAACAAGCATCTCGAACGGCGGGAGCTGGCCCGGCTCTACAGCCTGAAGCCCTATCCTGAGCACGCAGCCAGAGTCGAGCAGATCCTCACCAGTCTCCAGCTGTACCGGTCGCTGAATGCCACCGATACCCTGCTGCTGGCCCGCGCGTACGACGTGCTCGGCAAGACGGAGAAGGCCGACGAGTATTGGCAGTCGCTGCTCGAATTCTCCGAACTGACGCCGGCAATGCGAAAGCAATACGTCGAGCGTGCCCTCGAGCGGGGCGAGTGGAGAGATGCCAGATCTCAGATCAGGCGACTCGAAGCGCAGGTGGGGCTCGATCACGACACCTTGCGATACGCGGCATGGGCCGCATGCCTGAAGGACGAACAACCGGACGATGCGATCGCCCTGATCGATCGCTACCTCGCCGATGCCCGCAGCGGGATGGACCTGGCGCGAACCGGTGTTGCGGCGGGCGTTCTGGCGCGGCTGGTTGAGGAATTCTCGCACGTAGAAGCGATCGCGAACGAGTTCGCCACGTATGCCGATCGACTCTACTCGCAGCTCGCGCGGGCACAGCCCACGGCGGCACTGGCCCATTCGATGCTCCTCACCTCAATGAACCGTGGTGCCGACGCGATCGACGTACTGTCAGCGGTACGGGGGCAGGTGGACGAAACCCAGCGACTTGCTGCCGCCATTCGGGTCGTCGAAATGTCTGAAGTCCCGTCCGACGCCATTAGAATGACCGGGAAGTGGGTCGAGGAACTGGTCGCCGGTCGACCGACGGCGCAGGCGCTCATCCTGTTTGAACACTACCTGCGGGTGACCGGAGAATTCGAACGGGCCCGGGAGCTGAATCGTCAACTGCTCGAGGTCATGCCGGACAACGTCGTCGTACTCAACAACCAGGCGTGGCTGATGACCACGTTGAATCGTCCAGACGCCGCGCTGCCTCTGATCGAACGGGCCATTGAGATTGCCGGCCCCCTGCCGTTTCTGCTGGATACCTGTGCGATGGCGCGAGCGGCAACCGGCGATGCCGCGGAGGCGATTCGTGAACTCGAACGAGCCCTCGCGCAGGACGACTCGGACGTCATCCGGTATCACCTGGCGCTGGTCCACTTCAAAGCGGGCAGCCTCGACGCGGCAAAGTTTCACTTCGAGAAGATTCGTGCCAGCGAGGCCAGCCTGAGGCGTGCCCTGCCGATCAACGAACGGTCGGAATTCGATCGACTGGTGGCACGATTCTGA
- a CDS encoding PEP-CTERM sorting domain-containing protein, whose amino-acid sequence MRTILSITAAAALLAIAGPTAQAHTTAFGFIPQANGDVEFYIGTYDHGTPPQEGSLSISGVGTFAFDGLHTNTTAAALGLTAPDATYTENTSWGGPNIHFQSVTVGGLSSGSYSFDIAGMSSSHWVEISAFPFPITASVTVSSVVPEPSSLALLGMGVAGLAAARRRRRKASEESDNEA is encoded by the coding sequence ATGAGAACGATTCTTTCTATTACCGCCGCGGCCGCTCTGCTGGCCATCGCCGGCCCGACGGCCCAGGCTCATACCACGGCGTTCGGTTTCATTCCGCAAGCGAACGGTGACGTCGAGTTCTACATCGGCACGTACGATCATGGCACACCACCGCAGGAGGGTTCCCTCTCGATCTCGGGTGTCGGGACTTTTGCATTCGATGGTCTTCACACCAATACCACCGCAGCCGCCCTGGGCCTGACCGCACCCGACGCAACGTACACCGAGAACACGTCATGGGGGGGCCCCAACATTCACTTCCAGAGTGTCACGGTGGGTGGACTTTCGAGCGGAAGCTACTCTTTCGATATCGCAGGTATGTCAAGCTCACACTGGGTCGAAATCTCTGCTTTTCCGTTCCCGATCACGGCCAGTGTGACCGTCAGCTCGGTTGTCCCCGAACCTTCCAGCCTCGCGCTGCTGGGAATGGGTGTCGCCGGCCTGGCCGCCGCACGTCGCCGTCGCCGCAAGGCCAGCGAAGAGTCTGACAACGAAGCCTGA
- a CDS encoding PEP-CTERM sorting domain-containing protein: MRTILTITAAAALLAVGAQSAQAHTRSFGFIPQTNGDVTFYIGTYDHGGTTPVTGSLTIDGTPYAFTTSYTNTTTTALGLTGGSTAPGTFFTTSPGWSAPSQVDFQSVTVSGLSSGSYTFGLTGTSGAHFDGSGPLPITTSVTVNSTAVPEPSSLALLGMGVAGLAAARRRRRKTSDEADNEA, from the coding sequence ATGAGAACGATTCTTACCATCACCGCCGCGGCCGCTCTGCTGGCCGTGGGCGCCCAATCGGCACAGGCCCACACAAGGTCGTTCGGGTTCATTCCGCAGACGAATGGTGACGTCACATTCTACATTGGGACTTACGATCACGGCGGAACGACTCCCGTGACCGGCTCGCTGACCATCGACGGCACGCCGTATGCATTCACAACCTCGTATACGAACACCACAACGACCGCACTCGGACTGACGGGTGGTTCCACGGCGCCGGGAACGTTCTTCACGACGAGCCCAGGCTGGTCGGCCCCGTCTCAGGTGGATTTCCAGAGTGTGACAGTCAGTGGCCTTTCCAGCGGCAGTTACACGTTCGGACTTACGGGCACATCGGGTGCTCACTTTGATGGTTCCGGACCGTTGCCGATTACGACCAGTGTGACTGTCAATTCCACCGCCGTCCCCGAACCCTCCAGCCTCGCGCTGCTGGGAATGGGTGTTGCCGGCCTGGCCGCGGCACGTCGCCGTCGCCGCAAAACCAGCGACGAGGCTGACAACGAAGCCTGA
- a CDS encoding CRTAC1 family protein, translated as MFSLAGDRVVGWCPAIGLLALMTLGCTEERVVPTSADPARAPEAVLWFEDATDELGIEFRHETKGREEFSFPASVSAGAAWIDYDQDGRLDLYLIQNGGPDGPINRLYHQQQDGRFKDVSEGSGLDVAGYGQGVAVGDVNNDGWPDVCVTEYDRTRLFLNEAGQRFAEVTEQAGIDNPSWGTSAAFVDYDRDGWLDLVVANYVEHDASKRCFNDSDRQDFCGPDSFHGSVPRLYRNRTGESDGRVRFEDVTSSSGLAAKAEPGLGVVCLDFDGDRWPDLLLANDGRPNTLWINQKDGTFLEEAILRGLAFNRMGETEANMGLAVGDVDRDGLFDVFVTHLVNETHTLWRQSPRGYFEDATVGTSLSTMTGATGFGTVMEDFDHDGDLDIAIATGGVLANSDRAAEEFWDPYRQPNQLFANIGNGTFRDVGAGNAPFCTSDVARALAHADFDNDGDVDLVLTRIDGHVSVYRNVSPKSGHWLIVRAIDPDLNRDAYGAGITLIASSERWSRAVSPGQSYESSADPRVHFGLGDVDRLDAIRVIWPDGTEEEFPGAEADQVLVIEKGTGREVPADLPETAAAKLTL; from the coding sequence ATGTTTTCGTTGGCCGGCGATCGAGTCGTCGGTTGGTGCCCGGCAATCGGACTGCTGGCGCTGATGACTCTCGGCTGTACTGAGGAACGCGTTGTTCCTACGTCAGCGGATCCGGCACGCGCTCCCGAGGCCGTCCTCTGGTTCGAGGATGCCACCGACGAGTTGGGGATCGAATTCCGTCACGAGACGAAGGGACGTGAGGAGTTTTCGTTTCCTGCGAGTGTCAGTGCCGGGGCCGCCTGGATCGACTACGACCAGGACGGGCGGCTCGACCTGTACCTGATTCAGAATGGCGGGCCGGACGGTCCGATCAACCGCCTGTACCACCAGCAGCAGGACGGCCGCTTTAAGGACGTTTCGGAAGGATCCGGCCTGGACGTTGCCGGTTACGGTCAGGGAGTGGCGGTGGGAGACGTCAACAACGATGGCTGGCCCGATGTCTGCGTGACGGAATACGACCGCACCCGTCTGTTCCTGAACGAAGCGGGCCAACGGTTTGCAGAAGTGACCGAGCAGGCCGGGATCGACAACCCCTCGTGGGGAACGTCGGCAGCCTTCGTCGACTACGACCGGGACGGCTGGCTCGATCTGGTGGTCGCGAACTACGTCGAGCACGACGCGAGCAAACGATGCTTCAACGACTCCGACCGGCAGGACTTCTGCGGACCGGATTCGTTTCATGGGAGCGTCCCCAGGTTGTACCGGAACCGGACGGGCGAATCGGACGGGAGAGTGCGCTTCGAGGACGTGACCAGTTCTTCCGGTCTGGCAGCGAAGGCCGAACCGGGGCTGGGAGTCGTCTGCCTGGACTTCGACGGGGACCGCTGGCCCGATCTGTTACTGGCTAATGATGGGCGTCCCAACACGCTCTGGATCAATCAGAAGGATGGCACCTTTCTCGAAGAAGCGATCCTGCGCGGGCTGGCGTTCAACCGCATGGGTGAAACCGAGGCTAACATGGGCCTGGCTGTCGGAGATGTCGACCGCGACGGTCTGTTCGACGTCTTCGTCACGCATCTGGTTAACGAGACGCATACGCTGTGGCGGCAATCGCCGCGTGGCTACTTCGAGGACGCGACAGTCGGCACGTCGCTCTCGACCATGACGGGTGCGACCGGCTTCGGCACGGTCATGGAAGACTTCGACCACGATGGCGATCTGGATATCGCAATTGCGACCGGAGGCGTGCTCGCCAACAGCGACCGTGCGGCGGAGGAATTCTGGGATCCCTATCGGCAGCCAAACCAGTTGTTCGCCAACATCGGCAACGGCACGTTTCGGGATGTCGGTGCCGGCAATGCCCCCTTCTGCACATCCGACGTTGCCCGGGCGCTGGCGCATGCCGACTTCGACAACGACGGTGATGTGGATCTGGTCCTCACCCGAATTGACGGCCACGTTTCGGTGTATCGCAACGTGTCTCCGAAGTCGGGGCACTGGTTGATCGTGCGGGCCATCGACCCGGACCTGAACCGCGATGCTTACGGTGCCGGGATCACGCTGATCGCCAGCAGCGAACGATGGAGCCGCGCGGTCAGCCCCGGGCAGAGTTACGAATCGAGTGCCGATCCTCGCGTTCACTTCGGTCTCGGTGACGTCGATCGCCTCGATGCGATCCGCGTCATCTGGCCGGATGGGACCGAAGAAGAGTTCCCCGGAGCCGAGGCCGACCAGGTGCTCGTGATCGAAAAGGGAACCGGCCGAGAGGTCCCTGCCGACTTGCCCGAAACCGCTGCCGCGAAATTGACGCTCTGA